A single Lacerta agilis isolate rLacAgi1 chromosome 10, rLacAgi1.pri, whole genome shotgun sequence DNA region contains:
- the ETFBKMT gene encoding electron transfer flavoprotein beta subunit lysine methyltransferase isoform X1: MIFIGWRQLISLCSRHIFSTSLKQKDGSSCSLWKCYHQKTSGSLLDPKMRLFLEANTEVISSGNLTPEIRLRLLTPRCRFWRDKAALWPYGDPYWAIYWPGGQGLARYLLDNPEVVREKRVLDLGSGCGATAIAAMMSGASHIVANDIDPVAGAAMLLNCELNNLNPFPVLTENLIGTEVDNWDLIILGDMFYSEALADSLHQWLKNHIQTHRTKVLIGDPGRPYFVCHKIQKQLLKVSEYDLTKSTQQENNGSTSTVVWHYQP; this comes from the exons ATGATTTTCATAGGCTGGAGGCAGCTGATAAGCTTATGTAGCAGACACATCTTCAGTACAAGTCTAAAGCAAAAGGATGGAAGCAGCTGTTCACTTTGGAAGTGCTACCACCAGAAGACTTCAGGGAGTCTCCTGGATCCAAAGATGAGACTGTTTTTGGAAGCAAACACGGAAGTCATCAGCAGTGGGAACCTGACACCAGAAATAAGGTTAAGACTTCTGACTCCTCGCTGTCGATTTTGGCGTGACAAGGCTGCCTTATGGCCATATGGGGACCCCTACTGGGCAATCTATTGGCCAGGAGGCCAAGGACTAGCCAG ATACCTTCTCGATAACCCCGAGGTTGTCAGAGAGAAGAGAGTCCTCGATCTTGGAAGCGGGTGTGGAGCAACAGCCATAGCAGCCATGATGAGCGGCGCATCGCACATTGTTGCCAACGACATTGATCCTG TTGCAGGAGCTGCCATGCTGCTGAACTGTGAATTGAACAACCTGAATCCTttccctgttctcacagagaaCCTCATTGGTACAGAGGTAGACAACTGGGATCTTATTATCCTAGGGGACATGTTTTACAGTGAAGCTCTTGCAGACAGCCTTCATCAGTGGCTGAAAAACCACATCCAGACTCATAGGACTAAAGTGTTAATTGGAGACCCTGGCAGGCCCTATTTTGTGTGCCACAAAATTCAGAAGCAGCTTCTCAAAGTCAGCGAATATGACCTCACCAAATCAACTCAGCAAGAGAACAATGGTTCCACCAGTACTGTGGTTTGGCACTACCAGCCTTGA
- the ETFBKMT gene encoding electron transfer flavoprotein beta subunit lysine methyltransferase isoform X2: MIFIGWRQLISLCSRHIFSTSLKQKDGSSCSLWKCYHQKTSGSLLDPKMRLFLEANTEVISSGNLTPEIRYLLDNPEVVREKRVLDLGSGCGATAIAAMMSGASHIVANDIDPVAGAAMLLNCELNNLNPFPVLTENLIGTEVDNWDLIILGDMFYSEALADSLHQWLKNHIQTHRTKVLIGDPGRPYFVCHKIQKQLLKVSEYDLTKSTQQENNGSTSTVVWHYQP; this comes from the exons ATGATTTTCATAGGCTGGAGGCAGCTGATAAGCTTATGTAGCAGACACATCTTCAGTACAAGTCTAAAGCAAAAGGATGGAAGCAGCTGTTCACTTTGGAAGTGCTACCACCAGAAGACTTCAGGGAGTCTCCTGGATCCAAAGATGAGACTGTTTTTGGAAGCAAACACGGAAGTCATCAGCAGTGGGAACCTGACACCAGAAATAAG ATACCTTCTCGATAACCCCGAGGTTGTCAGAGAGAAGAGAGTCCTCGATCTTGGAAGCGGGTGTGGAGCAACAGCCATAGCAGCCATGATGAGCGGCGCATCGCACATTGTTGCCAACGACATTGATCCTG TTGCAGGAGCTGCCATGCTGCTGAACTGTGAATTGAACAACCTGAATCCTttccctgttctcacagagaaCCTCATTGGTACAGAGGTAGACAACTGGGATCTTATTATCCTAGGGGACATGTTTTACAGTGAAGCTCTTGCAGACAGCCTTCATCAGTGGCTGAAAAACCACATCCAGACTCATAGGACTAAAGTGTTAATTGGAGACCCTGGCAGGCCCTATTTTGTGTGCCACAAAATTCAGAAGCAGCTTCTCAAAGTCAGCGAATATGACCTCACCAAATCAACTCAGCAAGAGAACAATGGTTCCACCAGTACTGTGGTTTGGCACTACCAGCCTTGA